In Thermococcus sp. M39, the genomic stretch CTTTGAATTCTTCAATTCCTTCAATTGCTCTCTCCCAGACCTTCAAGCTGCCGACGTCGATGTAGAAATCCTTGATGCCAAGTGCTTCGAGGGAAGTTATAACAGTTAAAAGAACCTCGACCTGCATTTTGACGTCTTCTCCGCCGATAAACTCAACTCCAGCCTGCCAGTTCCCTTTAATCCCCCCATTCAGCACTTCACTGATGTAGTAGAGCTTAAGCTTCCTCGGCTCCTTGAGGTTTGCAAGTATCTGAGATGTTAGGTCTGGCTTTATTATGTAAAATCCATTATTGTAGGCAAATTTTGTTCCTTTTCTAAGCTGCTCGCTGAACTCTTCTATCGTTGGCAAAAATATCTCTCTATAACCCCAAAGCTCAAATGTTCGCCTTAAATACTTTGTAATATCCGCTAACCTCTCTGATTCGGAAAATAAATCCTTCTTCAAAATAATCCCTCCGAGAACTTTTCGATGAGAATATCTCCCGCTAAATAATGTCCAACTAAGCTAAGTGCTCCAGAACAGTCAATGATGATGGTAGTAACTCACCAGAAAAGCCATGGAAAAGTTAACTTCTTCTCTAAAGTTTGTACCTCTTTTGTTGTCTATTCCTCCCCCTCTCATTTTTAAACACCTCAACTCCCAATGTCTTGCACCCTATATAAGTTTAACCTATTGAAAGTTTGTCAATATGACAAAAGTTTGCGAAAAATATTAGGTCTAAAGGGAAGCCAGCTCAAAAATAAGCTCAGCTTTGGAACAGTATTTTTTCAATCTATTCTTAACTTCTGCATGCCTCCCAAGAACGGGCCAGAGAATTGAGTCTATGTGAAGAGGAGGGATATCAACCTCTTCTGCAATCCTCGACCAAAAGCTTGTGGGTAGCTCGTTCGTGAATCTCTTTGTATAGGCATTTATTCTCACATCATCTGGAATTTCAATTTCCATTGGATAGGGAATGAACTCTTTAAATGCTATCCTGCCTGCATAGCCAAACATCTTCACAGCAAAGACTATTGTTTTGGCATTTCTTTTGGAATTCAGCACTTCTGCAAGGTCGTTTCTTAGAGACGTCATTGAATAGTAGTAATTCTTGAGATCTTCAAGTTTAAGCTTAATTAAAAAGGACTCGAGCTTTTCAAGCCTTTTAATTTTTGCAACTGTTAGCCTTCTGTTAGTTTGAGAGGCGGGTAAAAACCTTGAATAAGCATCAACAATCCCCTTTTCTGGAGGATTCGAAGAGAAATACTCGGCAAATTCCCACCACCACTCCTCCCCAGTGGCAGTCAGCTGATAGCTGACTATTGCGTTGGCAATTACGAGCTTTATGAATAGCTCATCGTTTTTGAGATTTTTGTGAAGATGTTCCAGAGCTGAAAACTGCAGATCAACTTTCTCTTCGATAGTTCTGGCACATTCTATGCCCAACTCTTTAAGGATTTCCTTTAATCTCTCGATTTTTGGCTTGTTCTCCTTGTGTTTGACTGTGATAAAGCGGTCGAGGGTCATCTTTATCCCTTCGCTATGCTGTTTATCAGCCTCAGCAGATAGGCATTTTCCATTACAATTTCTGCTCCTTTGTTCCTTGGAGTTCCAAGCTCTATCTTGGCTTTGATGCCGTGATCCTTCAGAAAGTCATGTAGCTTTGCCTTCAGCATAGAGTATTCGCTCTTCCGTATCAACCCGTAAACAGTTGGACCCCATGAACTCTGTCCATAGCCGTAGGTGTTCTCCCTCAAAAACTCTAGGATTAGCTTCACATCTTCTCTGAATTCGCCTCCTTGGTAATCCTCAAAATGCTTTCCAACTAACCTTTGAATTTCACTCAAATGCTTTCCAAAGGTCTTAATGTCCCTTTCTTTTAGAGCTGGTAGAAGTCCAAGTAGAATTCTGTGGCTTATCTCCTTTGCAATTTCGGGTTTACCTCTAATGCTTGCCATTATGGGCTTTTCCTCCTCTTCGTCAAATCCTCTCTTAACTTGAGGAATCACTAAAAGAAAAGCCCAATTCTCAGGAAACTCTTCCCTAAGAATTAAAGGCGGTATTCCTTCCTTAACTCCACCATCAATAACAAAGCCGCCGTATTTGAAGGTATAAATCCCAGCACCGCTGTTTTTTCCTCTTCCAAAAATTTCAGCCAGCTCTTCAATTCTAGCATTTATGTTGTTTAGCTTTGCTATTCCTACACCAACAGCTAAAGAGAGCTGAGTTGTTGATCCAAAACCTACATGTCTTGGAATTGTCCTTCTGACTTCAACAAGATAGTTAAAGCCTGTGCTAAAATGTTTGTTCATCCTTCCAATGACGAATTTAATCGTTTCTTTATCTTCTCCTTCAGCCCTAATTTCGAGCTTTTCATGGGGCATGAGCTTTATCTCGTAGCCTTCTTCAAGGGCAACACCTAAGCTTCCAAATCTTCTTCCCAAAGAACCAGAGGGGTCAATTAAACCCAAGTGCAATCTTTTCGGTGTTTTGATTATCATGTTTTTCACCTTCTCTTAGTTATTATCCTCTTATGCTTAAATGTCTAATTTTCCTTTCCCTAAGGGCGGGATATACTTGCACCAATAAAACATCACAAAAGACCATAGACATCCCTAAGATCTTGTATAGAGTGAGTGTTTCTTTTAAGAAGACATAGGCTAACAGCGTTATCTGTATTAGCATCGTGTTCTGGAGTATTGATTGCTCATAGGCTTTGAGGGTCTTTAAAGCGTGGTTCCAGAGGACAAAAGCCAATGCGGTATTTACAACGCTTAAAAATAGTATTATAGCCCATCCCCTGGGAGAGGGCATAGTGAGATTTCCACTCAAAACAGTTGCTCCAAAGAGCATTAGAGACCCTAATGTCATGGACCACGCAGTTAATGCGATTACACTTTCCTGATTCTTTCTAAGATAGTGCCTCATAAGAACCATGTACATAGCCCATCCAATCCCCGAAATAAGGGTTACAACAATGCCCAATGCCTCATTAAAAATTAGTGTACTGCCAGTAAAGAACACCCTGACTCCGAGCAGCACAAAAATTATCCCCAACAGCTGAATAAATGAGGGAGCTTCCCTGAGAAAGATGGTGCTTAGAATAACGACAAAGATTGGTGTTAAGTTGAGGATAAACGTTACAGTAATAGCGGGTAGATAATATAATCCTACAAACTGCAATCCTTGAGCTATAAAGTAACCTGTAAATCCAAGAAAAATAAACCACAAAACCTGTTTTGAAGTAACTCTAACTTCCTGAATCCCATATAACTGAAATGCAAAGAGCATTAAAACAGCAGAACCTAAGAGGTATCTATAAGCAGCAAAGGTTATTGGATTAAGCTCTTTGAGACCAAGCTTAATGAGGACGTAAGAGGTTGACCACAAAAATGTAACTAATAAAGCTTCAGATAATGCAAGTGCTCTTTTCATAGTACTTCATTAATATAGACAATTTTAAAAAACTTCTCTTTTAGAGTAACGATACTTTCCAAAAAACTTATCAATCTCAAGAAAATTCATTGACATCAGGGCCAAATCCACAGCACCCTATCTGGAAACCCAAATTCCGGTTGAGGAAGTAGAAGGGTAGTCTGGGCAATCTCAACGCTGAGAGATCATGTTGATGTTCCAATCAACATAGACACGACAAATGCAAAGGTTGCTGAAGAGGCAATATTAAAGCTTGAAGAAAAGAAATGTCATAAATTAAAACCCAATTTCTTCAACTTCGAATTTTTTCTCACTTGGATAAATTCTGACATAAAATGCTGTTCTGTTCTCGACTTCTTCAAAGGGAATGTACGAGTACTGCTCAAAAGTTGAAGATACAACTGCAAAGATATCTGCACCCTCAAAATAGAGTAGACGGCCGTAGTAATAGTTCAAAGTGTTTGATGCATAAAGGTCACTCATGTATGCAGTTATAAATGCCCTAACTTCCTTTTCGCTGTTCATAAGAAGGGTTGCAGTGTTCAGGAGAGATTTTGCAGCTGTCTTGATTTCTCTAAACCTTTTCAGAAGGTGTTCTTTTTCAAGGCCTTCCAAAAAGCGACAGAGATAAACGCCCATTGTATAACTGTCTGATGCACCTTTTAACTCCATTGGGTTAAGTTCTCCCATTTCAATTAGCTTATCCTTATCCAAATCTCCATTATGCATAGTCCAAAATATGAAGCCTCTTTTTGTTGAAAACGCAAATGGCTGAACGTTGAAGAGATTTTTCTCCCCTTGACTCGCTGCCCTTGTATGAGCTAAGAACACAACAAAACCATCGAGCTTTTCTATAACCTCATTAACTTTTCTTCTATCTTCAAAAATTGCACTTTCGCTCCTATAGTGTTCTACATAGTCATCCTTCAACAGAACATAACCCCAGCCATCCCTGTGCTGACTTCCTTTATTTCGGGCAAGCTTATAGGGATCATGCTCTGAAGATTTAAGCAATGCCTCAAGAAGGGGCCTGACTCTCTTTCCCTCACCTACAGCAAACAGTATTCTGCACATTAAGATCACCAAAGGTTTTTAGGTTCTCATTGTATAAAAATTTGGGGATTGGGAATGATACTTAGAAAGCTGAAAAAAGAGGCACTTCAAATCATTGATGAGGATTTTGAAATCACTGACTTCTCATTTGCTCTGCCTTACACATATGTTGCTATTGAGGGGCGGAAGGGAAAAGCTCTGGGTGTTGCAATGACACTCCCAGAAGAGATCCAAGTGTATTCAAGTGAAATTGAAGATATAAGTGTTGAGAACTTCATTGAGAAAGCTGATAGCTTAAACGTCATTGAACGCACCTTAGCTTTAGCAGCAATAAATGCCATCTCCCAATATTACATAGACCTAAGTGAATCTGAAAATAAAGATGCGACAGAGCTTTTAGATGAGAGTATTAAAAAAGTTGCAGTAATTGGAAACATACCTCCGATAGTGAGAGCATTGAAAGAGAAAGGGTTTAACCTTTATGTATTTGAGAGGAATCCCAAACTCTGGGATAGAGAGACCCTAAGCGATTCTTTAGAATACTGGCTTCT encodes the following:
- a CDS encoding ATP phosphoribosyltransferase regulatory subunit: MKKDLFSESERLADITKYLRRTFELWGYREIFLPTIEEFSEQLRKGTKFAYNNGFYIIKPDLTSQILANLKEPRKLKLYYISEVLNGGIKGNWQAGVEFIGGEDVKMQVEVLLTVITSLEALGIKDFYIDVGSLKVWERAIEGIEEFKAEIFRALTRRNFEIIERLPINEEKKEELWQLFNFRGKSCEYEKLNKIIEAVDDERVFIDFGTIRPLPYYSDIIFEVYSPKIGKPLGGGGEYTFKGVSAFGFAFDLNALSKLFDGKIEKSRKRIGGELKEAYKLAKELVKLGIPVEVEE
- a CDS encoding N-glycosylase/DNA lyase — its product is MTLDRFITVKHKENKPKIERLKEILKELGIECARTIEEKVDLQFSALEHLHKNLKNDELFIKLVIANAIVSYQLTATGEEWWWEFAEYFSSNPPEKGIVDAYSRFLPASQTNRRLTVAKIKRLEKLESFLIKLKLEDLKNYYYSMTSLRNDLAEVLNSKRNAKTIVFAVKMFGYAGRIAFKEFIPYPMEIEIPDDVRINAYTKRFTNELPTSFWSRIAEEVDIPPLHIDSILWPVLGRHAEVKNRLKKYCSKAELIFELASL
- a CDS encoding beta-ribofuranosylaminobenzene 5'-phosphate synthase family protein encodes the protein MIIKTPKRLHLGLIDPSGSLGRRFGSLGVALEEGYEIKLMPHEKLEIRAEGEDKETIKFVIGRMNKHFSTGFNYLVEVRRTIPRHVGFGSTTQLSLAVGVGIAKLNNINARIEELAEIFGRGKNSGAGIYTFKYGGFVIDGGVKEGIPPLILREEFPENWAFLLVIPQVKRGFDEEEEKPIMASIRGKPEIAKEISHRILLGLLPALKERDIKTFGKHLSEIQRLVGKHFEDYQGGEFREDVKLILEFLRENTYGYGQSSWGPTVYGLIRKSEYSMLKAKLHDFLKDHGIKAKIELGTPRNKGAEIVMENAYLLRLINSIAKG
- a CDS encoding DMT family transporter, which produces MKRALALSEALLVTFLWSTSYVLIKLGLKELNPITFAAYRYLLGSAVLMLFAFQLYGIQEVRVTSKQVLWFIFLGFTGYFIAQGLQFVGLYYLPAITVTFILNLTPIFVVILSTIFLREAPSFIQLLGIIFVLLGVRVFFTGSTLIFNEALGIVVTLISGIGWAMYMVLMRHYLRKNQESVIALTAWSMTLGSLMLFGATVLSGNLTMPSPRGWAIILFLSVVNTALAFVLWNHALKTLKAYEQSILQNTMLIQITLLAYVFLKETLTLYKILGMSMVFCDVLLVQVYPALRERKIRHLSIRG
- a CDS encoding class II glutamine amidotransferase, whose translation is MCRILFAVGEGKRVRPLLEALLKSSEHDPYKLARNKGSQHRDGWGYVLLKDDYVEHYRSESAIFEDRRKVNEVIEKLDGFVVFLAHTRAASQGEKNLFNVQPFAFSTKRGFIFWTMHNGDLDKDKLIEMGELNPMELKGASDSYTMGVYLCRFLEGLEKEHLLKRFREIKTAAKSLLNTATLLMNSEKEVRAFITAYMSDLYASNTLNYYYGRLLYFEGADIFAVVSSTFEQYSYIPFEEVENRTAFYVRIYPSEKKFEVEEIGF
- a CDS encoding Rossmann-like domain-containing protein — encoded protein: MILRKLKKEALQIIDEDFEITDFSFALPYTYVAIEGRKGKALGVAMTLPEEIQVYSSEIEDISVENFIEKADSLNVIERTLALAAINAISQYYIDLSESENKDATELLDESIKKVAVIGNIPPIVRALKEKGFNLYVFERNPKLWDRETLSDSLEYWLLSEMDAVIVSGTALLNATLDMILERSKKAKLIVLTGPTAQVLPEFLKGSGVTHLASMKVLNIENALLKLKLGSFRGFEKETKKYIIEVPGDG